From Lujinxingia litoralis, a single genomic window includes:
- a CDS encoding DUF1844 domain-containing protein, with amino-acid sequence MADHDDLNGGKSEGDAAKKAAQSGPRVTPLGGNTGVHIASASDDEALEIDFGGFILSLGTSCMVNLGKYPNPETGKLELDLDAARQVIHILQMLQQKTRGNLEDDEAQLLRTLVYDLKMVYVEVKG; translated from the coding sequence ATGGCCGATCACGACGATCTCAACGGTGGCAAATCCGAAGGCGATGCCGCAAAGAAGGCCGCCCAATCCGGCCCCAGAGTCACCCCGCTGGGCGGCAACACCGGCGTGCACATCGCATCGGCCTCGGACGATGAAGCGCTGGAGATCGATTTTGGCGGCTTCATTCTCAGCCTGGGCACCAGCTGCATGGTCAATCTGGGCAAGTACCCCAACCCGGAGACCGGCAAGCTGGAGCTCGACCTCGATGCGGCCCGGCAGGTGATCCACATCCTGCAAATGCTTCAACAAAAGACCCGCGGCAACCTCGAAGACGACGAGGCGCAGCTTTTGCGCACCCTGGTCTACGACCTGAAGATGGTCTACGTGGAGGTCAAAGGGTGA